The Saprospiraceae bacterium genome includes the window ACATGCGAAAATTATCCCTAAAAGAACTCAATCGAACGAGTATTGAGGAATTTAAACAGCAAGAGAAGACGCCGCTGGTATTGGTATTAGATAATGTTCGGTCGGCGCTCAATGTAGGGTCCGCCTTTCGAACAGCAGATGCATTTGCCTTGGAAAAACTTGTGCTTTGCGGTATTACGGCTACGCCTCCACACCGAGAAATATTGAAAACGGCGATTGGTGCGACAGATTCCATGGAATGGGTACATGAAACGGACACGGTTGAAGCGGTGACCAAGCTGAGGTCGCAAGGGTATCAAATTTTAGCGATAGAACAAGCAGAGGGAAGTGTTTTACTGCCTGATTTTCAATTAGATAAATCGAAAAAATATGCGCTTGTTTTTGGGAATGAAGTGAATGGTGTAGGGGAGGAAGTAATGAAAATCATTGATCAATGCCTGGAAGTTCCGCAGTTTGGCACCAAACATTCGCTCAATATATCGGTTTGTATAGGTGTAGTGGTGTGGGACATTTTTAAACGATTCAAATATTAAGAAAATGCAATATTGGTTGGTGAAATCAGAACCAGACGCCTATAGCTTCGAAGATTTAGTCCAAGAAGGGACTGGCAGATGGGATGGGGTTAGAAATTATGCCGCTCGCAACCATTTAAGAGGCATGCAAGTAGACGATTTGGTCTTATTTTACCACAGCCGGCAAGGCCTGGAGATCGTCGGGATTGCCAAGGTCGCCAGGGCCGCATATCCAGACCCCACTGCCGAAAAAGGAGACTGGTCAGCTTTAGATTTAGTGGCCCTTAAGCCTTTGAATAAGCCAGTAAGTTTGGCTGAGATAAAAGCCACACCAGCGCTGCAAAACCTTGGCTTGGTACGAATTGGCCGGCTATCGGTTATGCCAGTAGAACCTGCAGACTTTGAATTGCTTTTAAAGATGGGAGAAACAACCCTTTAGATCAAACCAATAATTCAAACAGCATCCTATGCTCATTAATGGTTTGGTAGTTTATTTTATGAATTTCCATTCTTTCAATTAAACTGTCATAGTCTTTTTTTTCTATTACCTGAATACCGACCAAGGCTGGTCCATTTTCGCGGTTTCTCTTTTTAGTATATTCAAAATGAGTGATGTCGTCTGTCGGGCCGAGCACCTTATTCAAAAAGTCCCTCAGGGCTCCTGCTCTTTGCGGAAATTGGATAATGAAATAGTGTTTCAGTCCTTCATAGAGCAAGGACCTTTCCTTTATCTCTTCCGTCCTGATGATATCATTATTGCTGCCGCTGATGACACAGACGACGTTCTTACCCACGATTTTATCCTTATAGGCGTCCAAGGCAGCAATGGTAAGAGCGCCTGCGGGTTCTGCCACGATCCCTTCATCATTATATAATTGCAAAATGGTGGTACACACTTTTCCTTCAGGAACAATGACGATGTCATCTACCACTTGTTTGGCAATTTGGAAAGTAATTTCACCTACCCGTTTGACAGCTGCACCATCTACAAAATTATCGATTTTATCGAGGGTAACCACATGTCCAGCTTCAAAGGAGGCTGCCATTCCAGGCGCGCCAGCTGGCTCCACACCTATGATTTGGGTGTTGGGACTAATTTGCTTAAAGTAGCTCCCCAGGCCAGAAACAAGTCCGCCGCCCCCAATGGCTACGAAAACGTAATCGATGGGCGTCTGACAGTCCTCCAGTATCTCAAGCCCAACCGTACCTTGTCCTTCAATAACCTTCTCATCATTAAAAGGATGGACAAAGGTCATATCTTCCTTTTCTGCCATCTTTAGGGCTTCACTGTAGGCATCGTCATAGGTGTCTCCTACTAAGATCACTTCAATGAACGCCTTCCCAAACAGCTTAACCTTGCTGATTTTTTGCTGAGGCGTGGCGCTAGGCATGAAAATCTTACCCTTTACCTTCATTTTCTCGCAAGCCAGTGCGAGTCCCTGTGCGTGGTTTCCAGCGCTGGCGCACACGACGCCATTTTGGAGTTCCTGGGCAGAAAGGGTAGTCATTTTATTATAGGCCCCTCTAATCTTGTAAGATCGAACCACCTGGAGGTCCTCTCTTTTAAGGAAGAGTTCGCATTGGTAATGGCTGGACAAGTTGTGGTTGTACATCAAAGGAGTGTGATCTGCCACTTTCCTTAGCCTTACCTTTGCTTTATAGATGTTTTCTACCGAGATGAGTGGGTAGTTATGGGTATCAATTTTTTCTTGATCCATTCCTTGCATTTAAAATTGAGGTAAAGATAATCATCCTGACAAAGGGTGTGTAAAATAGGCGGGTAATGTTTGATCTGGACTTTTGACATTCGCTGTTTTGAAGGCGGAAGGTGGAAATGGGAACTCGGAAAGGCTGAGGGGCGCAATTTTCCGATCCCGACCGCTGGTACGGGATTTCGCTTTACTCAACTTCCGACTTCTCACTTCTAGCCTGGAAAACAGAGGATTACCAAAAGCGTCAAAAGTCCAAGTTTGATAAGGAATGAAGTAAAAAAAATGCCCGCCTCCAAAGAGAACGGGCATTACTTATAGCTTTATTATCACTTGTGTAAATTTATTCACCAGCCTGATTCTCTGGTCGTAATCCTCTTACGGTTTGACCTGCCTGCCACATTTCACTATTGTGCAGTTCATCCAATTCTACTTGCAGTTTTTCGCGGTAATCGGCCTGGCTATTGGAGTCAATAGATCGTTGAGCCTCATTACCAGAAGCTACACTTTCGTAGAGATCTTCAAAAACGGGTGCAACAGCATCGCGGAATTTATTTTTCCAGTCCAAGGCGCCACGCTGTGCAGTAGTGGAGCAGTTGGCATACATCCAATCCATGCCATTTTCAGCAACCAATGGCATTAAGCTTTGGGTCAACTCTTCAACGGTTTCGTTGAATGCTTCACTAGGAGAGTGGCCGCGTTTGCGCAGTACATTGTATTGCGCTTCGAAAATGCCTTGAATAGCACCCATGAGTGTACCTCTTTCGCCCGTAAGGTCGCTGTAAACCTCTCTTTGGAAAGTAGTCTCAAACAAATAGCCTGATCCAACACCAATGCCCAAAGCCACCACTCGCTCAAAAGCCTTACCTGTAGCATCTTGGAAAATGGCATAACTAGAATTCAAGCCTCTACCTGCAAGGAACATACGGCGCAGACTGGTACCTGAACCTTTAGGTGCAACCAGGATAACATCCACATCAGATGGCGGAATAATCCCCGTCCTCTCTTTATACGTAATCCCGAAGCCATGTGAAAAATACAAAGCCTTGCCGGGTGTTAAATGCTGCTTGACGAGTGGCCACATTGCAATTTGGGCTGCATCAGAAAGCAAATATTGAATAATTGTTGCTTTTTGCAGCGCCTCTTCGATGCTAAAAAGGGTTTCGCCAGGAACCCAGCCATCTGCAACGGCTTTATCCCATGATGCAGAAGGTTGACGCTGGCCAATGATGACATTAAACCCATTATCTCTAAGATTCAATGATTGTCCAGGGCCTTGAACACCATACCCAATAATTGCAATAGTCTCATCTTTTAAGGTTTCCAGTGCTTTTTCCAATGGAAATTCATCGCGGGTGACTACATTCTCTTCAACCCCTCCGAAATTAAGTTTAGCCATGATTAAGAATTTTTAATTTGGGCCATGCCAAATGGTAATTTTTGGAGGTATCGTACCTCTCTGTTAGCAAATTTTCAATTAATAATTACATCCTTTTTAATAAAGGAAATCACTGAAATCAAGTAGTCCCAGGGACACACCTCGGTATCAGTTATTTTTTTTCTCTGACAATTTTTTAGGTATAAACGATTTGAATCTAAGGTACATTCGAAGTTAAAAGCTGTGGTACTATATTACTGAAAAATGGAATTAAGTGAGTCTAAATCATTTAAAATGACCTACATACACTATTCTTTTTTATTAAATGCACAGGCTTTTAATGCCTTAGAAATGACCCTGGTTAGGATGGACGGCAAAAATAGGTAATAGTTTAGGAATAGCGAAATATTAAGTTGTAATTTTTTATCAATCGATCGGGGGGACTGCTTTCTTTCCAACGTATATCAAATAGGTCCAAACGCCACCATAAGCCGCTTTACATTGGCTTTGGATAGGCTGGAAATGTTTGGATAGACAAGGCAAAAGATGACCATCCATTCTGACATGGTGATTTCC containing:
- a CDS encoding RNA methyltransferase; amino-acid sequence: MRKLSLKELNRTSIEEFKQQEKTPLVLVLDNVRSALNVGSAFRTADAFALEKLVLCGITATPPHREILKTAIGATDSMEWVHETDTVEAVTKLRSQGYQILAIEQAEGSVLLPDFQLDKSKKYALVFGNEVNGVGEEVMKIIDQCLEVPQFGTKHSLNISVCIGVVVWDIFKRFKY
- a CDS encoding EVE domain-containing protein; the protein is MQYWLVKSEPDAYSFEDLVQEGTGRWDGVRNYAARNHLRGMQVDDLVLFYHSRQGLEIVGIAKVARAAYPDPTAEKGDWSALDLVALKPLNKPVSLAEIKATPALQNLGLVRIGRLSVMPVEPADFELLLKMGETTL
- the ilvA gene encoding threonine ammonia-lyase — translated: MDQEKIDTHNYPLISVENIYKAKVRLRKVADHTPLMYNHNLSSHYQCELFLKREDLQVVRSYKIRGAYNKMTTLSAQELQNGVVCASAGNHAQGLALACEKMKVKGKIFMPSATPQQKISKVKLFGKAFIEVILVGDTYDDAYSEALKMAEKEDMTFVHPFNDEKVIEGQGTVGLEILEDCQTPIDYVFVAIGGGGLVSGLGSYFKQISPNTQIIGVEPAGAPGMAASFEAGHVVTLDKIDNFVDGAAVKRVGEITFQIAKQVVDDIVIVPEGKVCTTILQLYNDEGIVAEPAGALTIAALDAYKDKIVGKNVVCVISGSNNDIIRTEEIKERSLLYEGLKHYFIIQFPQRAGALRDFLNKVLGPTDDITHFEYTKKRNRENGPALVGIQVIEKKDYDSLIERMEIHKINYQTINEHRMLFELLV
- the ilvC gene encoding ketol-acid reductoisomerase codes for the protein MAKLNFGGVEENVVTRDEFPLEKALETLKDETIAIIGYGVQGPGQSLNLRDNGFNVIIGQRQPSASWDKAVADGWVPGETLFSIEEALQKATIIQYLLSDAAQIAMWPLVKQHLTPGKALYFSHGFGITYKERTGIIPPSDVDVILVAPKGSGTSLRRMFLAGRGLNSSYAIFQDATGKAFERVVALGIGVGSGYLFETTFQREVYSDLTGERGTLMGAIQGIFEAQYNVLRKRGHSPSEAFNETVEELTQSLMPLVAENGMDWMYANCSTTAQRGALDWKNKFRDAVAPVFEDLYESVASGNEAQRSIDSNSQADYREKLQVELDELHNSEMWQAGQTVRGLRPENQAGE